One region of Xyrauchen texanus isolate HMW12.3.18 chromosome 11, RBS_HiC_50CHRs, whole genome shotgun sequence genomic DNA includes:
- the LOC127651193 gene encoding high mobility group protein B2-like, whose amino-acid sequence MGKDPNKPRGKTSSYAFFVQTCREEHKRKNPGTSVNFSEFSKKCSERWKTVSSKEKGKFEEMAKNDKVRYDREMKTYVPPKGATGGKKKKDPNAPKRPPSAFFVFCSDHRPKVKNDNPGISIGDIAKKLGEKWSKLSPKEKSPYEQKAMKLKEKYEKDVAVYRAKEGNADGGKKGGPGRSAVKKAVVMDDDDEEEEEDEEEEEEEEDDDEDDD is encoded by the exons ATGGGTAAAGATCCTAATAAGCCCAGAGGGAAGACGTCCTCTTATGCTTTCTTCGTGCAAACCTGCCGGGAGGAACATAAAAGGAAAAATCCAGGGACTTCGGTGAACTTCTCAGAGTTTTCCAAGAAGTGCTCTGAAAGATGGAAG ACCGTGTCCTCTAAAGAGAAAGGGAAGTTTGAGGAAATGGCCAAAAACGACAAGGTCCGCTATGACCGGGAGATGAAAACTTACGTACCTCCTAAAGGTGCAACAGGAGGCAAAAAGAAGAAAGACCCAAATGCTCCAAAGAGACCACC ATCCGCTTTCTTCGTATTCTGCTCTGATCATCGCCCAAAGGTGAAGAATGACAACCCTGGCATTTCTATTGGTGACATTGCAAAAAAACTTGGGGAGAAATGGTCTAAGCTTTCACCAAAGGAAAAGTCTCCATATGAGCAGAAGGCCATGAAGCTCAAGGAGAAGTATGAAAAG GATGTCGCTGTATATCGTGCTAAAGAAGGAAATGCAGATGGTGGCAAAAAGGGTGGCCCAGGCCGGTCGGCAGTGAAGAAGGCTGTGGttatggatgatgatgatgaggaagaggaggaggacgaagaagaggaggaggaggaggaagatgatgatgaggatgacgATTAA